Proteins from a single region of Esox lucius isolate fEsoLuc1 chromosome 13, fEsoLuc1.pri, whole genome shotgun sequence:
- the c13h5orf51 gene encoding UPF0600 protein C5orf51 homolog isoform X1, with protein MADDCRRQGFELERRIFELDSKCASLRTEKQDDDYLQNASAILDKLKSFYRQGGESSSLPKLLQDYTQVILDITFYEENKLVDQEFPEDCSPFKIQQLLQDLTEPEVLAGRLAPAQEVQSVLGLEVLECLYWRRGALLYMYCHTLHQRKQWIKKNKTTFLKCIQEGVRYLMRMLQVRNSVKLNDGVVFHDSATANFLAEGIFSDTHLLTMMYIGEMCFWAVKYEDCSVDSTERKEDRLHFRDIGTQILHKYVLACEGPLQGQGWNTENAKEILSILQ; from the exons ATGGCCGACGACTGCAGACGACAGGGTTTTGAGCTGGAGAGAAGGATTTTTGAGTTGGACAGTAAGTGCGCCAGCCTCAGGACCGAGAAACA AGATGATGACTATTTACAGAATGCGTCTGCAATACTAGACAAGTTGAAAAGCTTTTACAGACAAGGCGGAGAGAGTAGCAGTCTACCTAAACTGCTTCAGGATTACACTCAG gtgaTCCTTGACATCACATTCTATGAGGAGAACAAGCTGGTGGACCAGGAGTTCCCAGAGGACTGCTCACCCTTTAAAATACAGCAGCTGCTGCAGGACCTCACAGAGCCAGAGGTGCTTGCAGGGAGGCTGGCACCAGCCCAAGAG GTGCAGTCAGTGCTGGGACTAGAGGTGTTAGAGTGCCTCTACTGGAGACGTGGAGCACTGCTCTACATGTACTGCCACACCCTCCACCAACGCAAGCAGTGGATCAAGAAGAACAAGACCACTTTCCTCAAG TGTATTCAGGAGGGTGTTCGCTACCTGATGAGGATGCTCCAAGTGAGGAACTCTGTGAAGCTCAATGACGGCGTGGTGTTTCATGACTCTGCTACTGCCAACTTCCTGGCTGAAG GGATCTTCTCAGACACACACTTGCTGACCATGATGTACATCGGGGAGATGTGTTTCTGGGCAGTGAAGTATGAGGACTGCAGCGTGGATTCCACGGAACGAAAAGAGGACCGGCTCCACTTCCGAGACATTGGGACACAGATCTTACACAAATACGTGCTGGCCTGTGAGGGCCCTCTTCAGGGCCAGGGCTGGAACACTGAGAATGCCAAGGAGATCCTTAGTATCTTACAGTGA
- the c13h5orf51 gene encoding UPF0600 protein C5orf51 homolog isoform X2, producing the protein MLDDDYLQNASAILDKLKSFYRQGGESSSLPKLLQDYTQVILDITFYEENKLVDQEFPEDCSPFKIQQLLQDLTEPEVLAGRLAPAQEVQSVLGLEVLECLYWRRGALLYMYCHTLHQRKQWIKKNKTTFLKCIQEGVRYLMRMLQVRNSVKLNDGVVFHDSATANFLAEGIFSDTHLLTMMYIGEMCFWAVKYEDCSVDSTERKEDRLHFRDIGTQILHKYVLACEGPLQGQGWNTENAKEILSILQ; encoded by the exons ATGCTAG ATGATGACTATTTACAGAATGCGTCTGCAATACTAGACAAGTTGAAAAGCTTTTACAGACAAGGCGGAGAGAGTAGCAGTCTACCTAAACTGCTTCAGGATTACACTCAG gtgaTCCTTGACATCACATTCTATGAGGAGAACAAGCTGGTGGACCAGGAGTTCCCAGAGGACTGCTCACCCTTTAAAATACAGCAGCTGCTGCAGGACCTCACAGAGCCAGAGGTGCTTGCAGGGAGGCTGGCACCAGCCCAAGAG GTGCAGTCAGTGCTGGGACTAGAGGTGTTAGAGTGCCTCTACTGGAGACGTGGAGCACTGCTCTACATGTACTGCCACACCCTCCACCAACGCAAGCAGTGGATCAAGAAGAACAAGACCACTTTCCTCAAG TGTATTCAGGAGGGTGTTCGCTACCTGATGAGGATGCTCCAAGTGAGGAACTCTGTGAAGCTCAATGACGGCGTGGTGTTTCATGACTCTGCTACTGCCAACTTCCTGGCTGAAG GGATCTTCTCAGACACACACTTGCTGACCATGATGTACATCGGGGAGATGTGTTTCTGGGCAGTGAAGTATGAGGACTGCAGCGTGGATTCCACGGAACGAAAAGAGGACCGGCTCCACTTCCGAGACATTGGGACACAGATCTTACACAAATACGTGCTGGCCTGTGAGGGCCCTCTTCAGGGCCAGGGCTGGAACACTGAGAATGCCAAGGAGATCCTTAGTATCTTACAGTGA